The DNA segment AGGGCTACCATCTGGGTTTATCATAGTTTCGCAGTTACCGTGGTCGGCAATAACAATAGTGGTATAGTCATTAGCAAGTGCAGCATCAATAACTTGTTTGGTACAGTCATCTACGGCTTCGCAGGCTTTAATTGCTGCTTCCATTACTCCTGTGTGTCCCACCATGTCGCCATTGGCAAAATTAAGGCATACAAAATCTACCTCGCCTTTTTGTAATTCTGGTACAAGTGCGTCCTTCAGCTCATAAGCACTCATTTCTGGCTGTAGGTCATAAGTAGCTACTTTTGGCGATGGACAAAGTAGGCGTTTTTCACCTTCAAAAGGCTCTTCGCGACCACCTGAAAAGAAAAAGGTAACATGCGGATATTTTTCAGTTTCTGCTATACGTATTTGTTTTTTGCCATGTTTGGCAACTACCTCGCCCAGCGTTTCGGTAATATTATCTTTATCATATATAACATGCATACCTTTAAAGTTATCATCATAATTAGTCATGGTAACATAGTACAGGTTCATTTTATGCATATTCTGTTCATGGATGTCAAACTGGGTTAATACCTCAGTAAGTTGTCTTCCTCTGTCAGTTCTAAAGTTAAAGAATATAACAACATCATCCTCTTCTATAGTTGCTATAGGGTTAGTGCCATCGGTAGTCATTACTATAGGTTTAATGAACTCATCGGTAACGTCTTGGTTATAGCTTTCTTGTATGCTGTCTATAGCGTTAGTAGATGGTATGCCCAACCCGTTAACCAACAGGTCGTATGCCAGTTTTACACGTTCCC comes from the Flavobacterium arcticum genome and includes:
- the gpmI gene encoding 2,3-bisphosphoglycerate-independent phosphoglycerate mutase → MNKKVILMILDGWGKSPDPKVSAIDNANTPFIDSLYKDYPSASLRTDGLNVGLPEGQMGNSEVGHMNLGAGRIVYQDLVKINLAVQEKTLIKEKALADALAYAKENNKKVHLLGLVSDGGVHSHIEHLKGLVDATEQYGLDKVYIHAFTDGRDVDPKSGISFIADLENHIKDTKVQLASVIGRYYAMDRDKRWERVKLAYDLLVNGLGIPSTNAIDSIQESYNQDVTDEFIKPIVMTTDGTNPIATIEEDDVVIFFNFRTDRGRQLTEVLTQFDIHEQNMHKMNLYYVTMTNYDDNFKGMHVIYDKDNITETLGEVVAKHGKKQIRIAETEKYPHVTFFFSGGREEPFEGEKRLLCPSPKVATYDLQPEMSAYELKDALVPELQKGEVDFVCLNFANGDMVGHTGVMEAAIKACEAVDDCTKQVIDAALANDYTTIVIADHGNCETMINPDGSPNTAHTTNPVPIILVDKELKTINDGVLGDIAPTILQLMGIPQPEAMTRHSLL